The Prevotella sp. E9-3 genome has a window encoding:
- the rfbD gene encoding dTDP-4-dehydrorhamnose reductase encodes MNILITGCNGQLGNEMQLLEKLHPEHTYFNTDVQELDITNQVAIDQFVTEHKIDGIVNCAAYTAVDKAEENQNLCEKLNALAPAYLAAAVEKQGGWFVQISTDYVFDGTKHTPYVETDPTCPNSVYGTTKLAGEQAAMTHCKRTMIIRTAWLYSTFGNNFVKTMIRLGKEKQELGVIFDQIGTPTYARDLAVAIFAAIEKGIQPGVYHFSNEGVISWYDFTKAIHRIAGISTCKVRPLHTAEYPTPANRPHFSVLDKTKIKQTYGIEVPYWEESLRECIDQLV; translated from the coding sequence ATGAATATTTTGATTACAGGCTGCAATGGCCAGTTAGGGAACGAAATGCAGTTGTTAGAGAAACTGCATCCTGAACACACTTATTTTAATACAGATGTTCAGGAATTGGATATTACAAATCAAGTGGCTATCGATCAGTTTGTTACTGAACATAAAATAGACGGCATCGTGAACTGTGCTGCCTATACCGCTGTTGACAAAGCAGAGGAAAATCAGAATCTTTGTGAGAAACTGAATGCACTTGCTCCCGCCTATCTTGCTGCGGCTGTTGAAAAACAGGGTGGATGGTTCGTCCAGATTTCTACCGATTATGTGTTTGACGGCACCAAGCATACACCTTATGTTGAGACCGATCCTACTTGTCCGAACAGCGTGTATGGCACAACCAAACTTGCTGGTGAACAGGCTGCAATGACTCATTGTAAGCGCACCATGATTATACGTACTGCATGGCTTTACAGTACTTTTGGCAATAATTTTGTAAAGACGATGATTCGTTTGGGCAAAGAGAAACAGGAATTAGGCGTTATCTTCGATCAGATAGGCACACCTACTTATGCCCGTGATTTGGCCGTTGCCATTTTTGCTGCTATTGAAAAAGGTATTCAGCCCGGCGTTTATCATTTCTCTAACGAGGGCGTAATCTCTTGGTATGATTTTACAAAAGCCATTCATCGTATAGCTGGTATCTCAACTTGTAAAGTTCGCCCTTTGCACACGGCTGAATATCCCACTCCTGCTAATCGTCCGCATTTTTCTGTGCTTGATAAAACTAAGATCAAGCAGACCTACGGCATTGAAGTGCCCTATTGGGAGGAGTCACTCCGTGAATGCATTGACCAACTAGTATGA
- a CDS encoding EFR1 family ferrodoxin (N-terminal region resembles flavodoxins. C-terminal ferrodoxin region binds two 4Fe-4S clusters.), giving the protein MIFYFSGTGNTRWAAEQLATLTGEQLFFIPEELKKEHVHYELAEDERIGFCFPVHGWQPPHIVRQFIRQLVIEQSQNHYCYALVTCGDSIGRTMEILNKELAAIGLHADSLFSLVMPESYVCLPFMYTDTPEREKEKIDKAAADLQRYGFMIVNRQSGEVYTKKGAIPWTFSHVIGAYFNAHMITDSKFTVDADVCIHCGKCEKVCPTGDVRLVDGLPRWQHDDSCTCCLACYHHCPKHAINYGTITRKRGQYYFK; this is encoded by the coding sequence ATGATTTTCTATTTCTCAGGAACAGGCAACACTCGTTGGGCCGCCGAGCAGTTGGCAACCCTCACCGGGGAACAGCTGTTCTTCATCCCCGAAGAACTTAAAAAGGAACATGTCCATTATGAATTAGCAGAAGACGAACGTATCGGCTTCTGCTTTCCTGTACATGGTTGGCAACCTCCTCACATCGTTCGTCAGTTTATCCGTCAGTTGGTAATTGAACAGTCTCAAAACCACTATTGCTATGCATTAGTAACCTGTGGCGATAGCATTGGTCGGACAATGGAAATTCTGAATAAGGAGTTGGCGGCCATCGGACTGCATGCTGACAGTCTTTTCTCGCTCGTCATGCCTGAGAGTTATGTGTGCCTGCCCTTCATGTACACCGATACCCCTGAGCGAGAAAAAGAGAAAATCGACAAAGCTGCGGCCGACCTTCAACGGTATGGATTCATGATTGTGAACCGCCAGAGTGGTGAGGTATATACCAAGAAAGGTGCTATCCCTTGGACGTTTTCACATGTGATAGGTGCATACTTCAATGCTCATATGATTACCGATAGCAAATTCACTGTCGATGCTGACGTATGTATCCATTGCGGAAAATGTGAAAAAGTTTGTCCTACAGGCGATGTACGTTTGGTAGATGGACTGCCTCGATGGCAGCACGATGATTCGTGTACCTGCTGTCTGGCCTGCTATCACCATTGTCCTAAGCATGCTATAAACTACGGAACAATCACCCGTAAGCGTGGACAGTACTATTTCAAATAA
- a CDS encoding M15 family metallopeptidase codes for MKQRKWWMLAVLFAFVSSTCSLTSCSNNANRKESLDSTYDSSQFVTLTDVVPDAILEIRYYGTYNFVGKRVDGYLEPTALLSKQAAEALKKVSDEVVSQGYRLKIYDAYRPQVAVDHFVRWAADLSATEMKTYFYPDLDKSVLFEQEYIYERSGHTRGSTVDLTLFDMQTEKELDMGGTFDWFGPESHPDFCGNPETGEYTGDNSKSPSGRSITPEQFENRMILRRAMLNHGFKALDSEWWHFTLKDEPFPETYFNFPVKQLQSGNQ; via the coding sequence ATGAAACAGAGAAAATGGTGGATGCTTGCCGTCCTTTTTGCCTTCGTAAGCAGTACCTGTTCTTTAACAAGCTGCTCTAACAATGCTAACCGAAAAGAATCTCTCGACTCTACTTATGACAGTAGTCAGTTTGTAACTCTTACCGATGTTGTGCCCGATGCCATTCTGGAAATACGCTATTATGGTACCTACAATTTCGTGGGTAAGCGTGTTGATGGCTATTTGGAACCTACAGCCCTGCTTTCTAAACAGGCCGCCGAGGCACTGAAAAAGGTGAGCGATGAAGTTGTTTCTCAAGGCTATCGACTGAAAATCTATGATGCCTATCGTCCACAGGTGGCTGTCGATCACTTCGTTCGCTGGGCTGCCGACCTTTCAGCTACTGAGATGAAAACTTATTTCTATCCCGATCTCGATAAAAGTGTACTCTTCGAACAGGAGTACATCTATGAACGAAGTGGCCATACCCGAGGCAGTACTGTTGATTTGACGCTCTTTGATATGCAAACGGAGAAAGAGTTAGATATGGGTGGAACCTTCGATTGGTTCGGCCCCGAGAGTCATCCCGACTTTTGCGGTAATCCTGAAACAGGAGAATATACCGGTGATAACAGCAAGTCGCCCAGCGGTCGTAGTATCACACCCGAACAGTTCGAGAATCGTATGATACTTCGCCGTGCTATGCTCAATCATGGTTTCAAGGCTTTGGACTCTGAGTGGTGGCACTTCACACTGAAGGATGAGCCATTCCCTGAAACCTATTTCAATTTCCCTGTGAAGCAGTTGCAAAGCGGTAATCAATAG
- a CDS encoding peptide chain release factor 3: protein MNQEIERRRTFAIISHPDAGKTTLTEKFLLFGGQIQVAGAVKNNKIKKTATSDWMEIEKQRGISVSTSVMEFDYTPDGKDIEYKVNILDTPGHQDFAEDTFRTLTAVDSAIIVVDGAKGVETQTRKLMTVCRMRKTPVIIFINKMDREGRDPFDLLDELEQELEIKVRPLSWPINQGAKFKGVYNIYEQKLDLFTPDKQRVTEKVSVELDSAELDNRVGEQDAAKLRDDLELINGVYPEFDVETYREAEVAPVFFGSALNNFGVQELLNCFVEIAPSPRPTKAEEREVQPEEQKFTGFIFKITANIDPNHRSCIAFCKVCSGKFQRNQPYLHVRQGKTIRFTSPTQFMAQRKSTIDEAWPGDIVGLPDTGGMFKIGDTITEGEQLHFRGLPSFSPELFKYIENDDPMKAKQLQKGIDQLMDEGVAQLFVNQFNGRKIIGTVGQLQFEVIQYRLENEYNAKCRWEPVHLYKACWISSDNEQELEAFKKRKYQYMAKDKEGRDVFLADSGYVLSMAQQDFEHIQFHFTSEF from the coding sequence GTGAATCAAGAGATTGAGCGTAGAAGAACGTTTGCGATTATATCGCACCCCGATGCCGGTAAGACCACGCTGACTGAGAAATTCCTGCTTTTTGGCGGACAGATTCAGGTGGCTGGCGCAGTGAAGAATAATAAAATCAAGAAAACTGCAACGTCCGACTGGATGGAGATTGAGAAACAGCGTGGTATTTCAGTCAGTACTTCTGTGATGGAGTTCGACTACACCCCTGACGGAAAGGATATTGAATACAAGGTGAATATCCTCGATACTCCCGGTCACCAGGACTTTGCTGAAGATACTTTCCGCACGCTGACAGCTGTCGATTCTGCCATTATTGTGGTTGATGGAGCAAAAGGTGTTGAGACACAGACTCGCAAACTGATGACTGTCTGCCGCATGCGCAAAACCCCAGTTATCATCTTTATCAACAAGATGGACCGTGAAGGCCGTGATCCATTCGATTTGTTGGATGAACTTGAGCAAGAACTCGAAATCAAGGTACGTCCTCTTTCATGGCCAATCAATCAGGGCGCAAAGTTCAAAGGCGTGTATAATATCTACGAACAGAAGCTCGATCTCTTCACTCCCGATAAGCAACGCGTCACGGAAAAAGTAAGTGTAGAACTCGATTCTGCTGAACTCGACAATAGAGTCGGTGAGCAGGATGCTGCCAAGTTGCGTGACGATCTTGAGCTTATCAATGGCGTTTATCCCGAATTTGATGTAGAGACCTATCGCGAGGCTGAAGTTGCTCCTGTGTTTTTCGGCTCGGCTTTGAACAATTTTGGTGTGCAGGAACTTTTGAACTGTTTCGTCGAAATTGCGCCAAGTCCCCGTCCTACAAAGGCTGAAGAACGTGAGGTACAGCCTGAGGAACAGAAATTCACAGGCTTTATCTTTAAGATTACGGCCAATATCGACCCCAATCACCGTTCATGTATTGCTTTCTGTAAGGTCTGCTCTGGCAAGTTCCAGCGCAACCAGCCCTATTTGCATGTGCGTCAGGGTAAAACCATTCGTTTCACTTCGCCCACACAGTTCATGGCTCAGCGCAAGTCAACCATCGATGAAGCCTGGCCTGGTGACATCGTCGGTTTGCCTGATACTGGTGGCATGTTCAAGATTGGCGACACTATTACCGAGGGCGAACAGCTTCATTTCCGTGGCCTTCCTTCTTTCTCACCAGAATTGTTCAAGTATATTGAGAATGATGATCCCATGAAGGCAAAACAACTTCAGAAAGGTATCGACCAGTTGATGGACGAGGGTGTAGCCCAGTTGTTTGTCAATCAGTTCAATGGTCGCAAAATTATTGGTACCGTTGGTCAGTTGCAGTTTGAAGTTATTCAGTATCGTTTGGAGAACGAATACAATGCCAAGTGTCGTTGGGAACCCGTTCATCTTTATAAGGCTTGTTGGATTTCCAGCGATAACGAGCAGGAACTTGAAGCCTTTAAGAAGCGTAAATATCAGTATATGGCAAAGGATAAAGAGGGTAGGGATGTGTTTCTTGCCGACTCTGGCTACGTGCTTAGTATGGCTCAACAGGATTTCGAACATATTCAGTTCCACTTCACCAGCGAGTTCTAA